CGCTTTGTGTGTCCTCTGAGGATTTTTTTGCGGCTCTGTTGCCACGTGAAAAGCCAGTCAGCGTAATTGCTTTCGTCAATTACCGTATTTTCCAAGAGTTTATTCTGGTTTTGGTCGGTTTTGGGGTTGATTTACTGACTGACCGAGTCACTGACTTACAACATTATCAACGTATGCTTCCTGGAATtttccaaagaaaaaaaataaacaaaatatttttttgccaataaaaaaaaaaagtcagcAAAATGCCTGCACTTTTGATTGTTTTTGCTGATTTTGATTAGTTTGCCAAAATGGAGCAATAATATCAACAGGCCGCGGACGCATGCGCGAAGGTTAATAGTGCTGGGAGTACTTGAGGGCTTGTGCGGCGCATTTATAAGACGCTCGACAATGACAAACCAGAAAACCGAATAATAATCATGTGATTAACATTGTCCAGCGCCGAACTTGAACCTCAATCTCGACACCCTCGACACccgaaaataattcaaataataacCCAAAAGCAGCCGACATTGCTAGACAGTTGTGGCACTTTAGCTATGATTTAGCTAAAATTATTAAAGTGTGGCTAGTTGTATATATAGTAGTATTAACCAATAGTATAGTATATTTTCGACtattttttctagatttttttcttaaaactcCTTTACTCATCACTGTCATCCACTAACACACTTTTTGAACTTCACCAAGGTCAATGTCAATTAATATTCATTTCTCTATTACAGTTTGTCAATCTGTCCGCCCACACGATGCCATCCATGAGCCTGATTTGCGGCGAATTCGTCAAATCTCTGCTCACCCCGGCGGACACAACCTCGAGACACTCTTCGCAGCCCGGAGGCAATCTCGGAGTCACTAACGGGGATTCCAATGGCATCAATGGCAATGGTTTGTCGCACACCGATAGCgatgatgaggaggaggaggtcgTAGACGAGGAAGAACTAGAGGAGGGTGAGGTGAGGAGGCCCAAAGTGGGAGCCACCCGAAAATCCTTGCTGGAACAGAACGAGAAGCTGGAAGATCAGCTATCCGGCTTGGATGTAGACCAACAGGCATTGGACAATCGATTGAAGATCATTGGGGCTCTGAGAACCAAACTAAAGTTATGAATATAATCAAAGTTAGTAGTTGTTTTTCTGTAgaaaagaaaagtttaaaattcttctattttttataagaaattgaTAATAAAAGTGCTTGTAAAAAATGGGCTCTTGTTTATTTCCTTCTTTGtgtgtttattgatgaaaacgCTTTTCTAATTAGGTTCCTAAACTAATgactttgatttttattttcacatGGTTTACAGTGTACAGATTAAGGTGATGATTCAAaagtgatttttttaaattaaagaaaacgCCGGCGAGGTATTAGGCCGGCATGGGAGAGGACATTGTAGATTTCCATGCGGGGGATTTTTTCAGCTTGGCGATCATAGACctgaaatgaaaatataaacaataattgagttttattttaaaaattagaattaaaaaaattctataGGAAataaattacgtatacgacatGTGGACAAAAAATTACGCATACGACTCGTTGCCCCAAAAAACTAagctttcattttttatttttttttaaagtaaaaagtaAACTTACCACTTCTTCACCTGGTCCGAACCAACTAGATCTGGCCAGGGCATCCCTCACCCGCGGTGTTTTGTAGAAGGGATTCTGGAACTGTTGGGGTAGTGTCTGTTCCCAGGCTGCATTCTCCACCACTGCTATATGTTGCAGATTCC
This region of Drosophila bipectinata strain 14024-0381.07 chromosome 2L, DbipHiC1v2, whole genome shotgun sequence genomic DNA includes:
- the LOC108123979 gene encoding uncharacterized protein encodes the protein MAISTLIEARPQRNLQHIAVVENAAWEQTLPQQFQNPFYKTPRVRDALARSSWFGPGEEVVYDRQAEKIPRMEIYNVLSHAGLIPRRRFL